The genomic region TGAGTTTCGATGAACTGGACCGCAGTAAAAGCCTGGTCAGCGACAGCTTCAAGCCTCGGCCATTGATGATCGGCAACCCTTACGAACGTGAGCAGCGGCCGTTGATCGACTTCAGCCTGATGAAACCCAAAGTCGCGCCTGTCGCCCCGGCGGTTGTTCAGCAGTAAATCTTTGAGGGGCGTCCTGGACTAATGCCAGGCGCGGAATCTGTGGGAGCGGGCTTGCCCGCGAAGGCGTCGGCAAAATCAACATTGATGTTGCCTGACATACCGCTTTCGCGGGCAAGTCGGATCGCCGCACCGCCGCTCCCACAGAGATTGCGGGTGGCGGACTAAAGCGCTTTGGTCCAGAACAGCATCCGGCCGTGCGCCGGGTCGAACATACCTGGCGAAAAACCGAATTTGCCATAAGACGCCTGGGCCACTGGATTGCCTTCCAATACTTCCAGGGTGATTTTGCAGCAGCCGCGCTGACGTGCGATGTCCTCGACTTTGTGCAGCATCTTCTGGCTCAACCCCAACCCGCGAAACTTCGACACCACAACCACATCGTGCACGTTGACCAACGGCCGACAGGCAAAGGTCGAAAAGCCTTCGAAGCAATTGACCAGCCCTGCCGGCTCGCCGCCGACAAACGCCAAGACACTGAAAGCATGCGGCCGTTTGGCCAG from Pseudomonas sp. GGS8 harbors:
- a CDS encoding GNAT family N-acetyltransferase, whose amino-acid sequence is MESAEILVLQASYTNPVHAEAIGLVLNHYAEDPMGGGQPLRAAVLQQLPGELAKRPHAFSVLAFVGGEPAGLVNCFEGFSTFACRPLVNVHDVVVVSKFRGLGLSQKMLHKVEDIARQRGCCKITLEVLEGNPVAQASYGKFGFSPGMFDPAHGRMLFWTKAL